A section of the Desulfotignum phosphitoxidans DSM 13687 genome encodes:
- a CDS encoding acyltransferase yields the protein MNTQAESWFAFFAQFWALVPGLPGNYLRAAFYRQVLDFCDKACVISFGAICTHRQVKIEKNVYIGPYSLIGSSWIKAGTLIGSRVSVTSGKKQHALDDTGQWKGFDAKNMVQVHIGPRAWIGEGAVVMADVGDTSMIGAGAVVAAVVPDHVIGAGNPFQIRRQIHEN from the coding sequence ATGAACACTCAGGCAGAAAGCTGGTTTGCCTTTTTTGCCCAGTTCTGGGCACTGGTGCCGGGGCTGCCCGGTAACTATCTGCGGGCCGCATTTTACCGGCAGGTGCTTGATTTTTGTGATAAGGCGTGTGTGATCTCATTTGGTGCCATATGTACCCACCGGCAGGTGAAAATTGAAAAAAATGTGTATATCGGACCCTACTCACTGATCGGGTCATCCTGGATCAAGGCCGGCACCCTGATCGGTTCCCGGGTCAGTGTAACCAGTGGGAAAAAGCAGCATGCCTTAGATGACACCGGGCAATGGAAAGGGTTTGATGCCAAAAATATGGTACAGGTCCATATCGGTCCCCGGGCCTGGATCGGGGAGGGGGCCGTGGTGATGGCAGATGTGGGTGATACCAGCATGATCGGGGCAGGGGCCGTGGTGGCAGCCGTGGTGCCGGACCATGTCATAGGCGCGGGCAATCCGTTTCAAATCCGCCGGCAGATCCATGAAAATTAA
- the serC gene encoding 3-phosphoserine/phosphohydroxythreonine transaminase, which translates to MTAHRIHNFNAGPSALPLPVLEKIQASFLNFNDSGMSITEISHRSAKFDAVLNGAIDRVRRLLSLNSDDHVLFIQGGASLQFAMVPMNFLGPNDTADYINTGTWSAKAIKEARIQGKTIQVIASSEDQNFSYVPKTISCTPGARYVHVTSNNTIKGTQFDQFPETFEIPLVADMSSDIFSRPLPMEKFGLIYTGAQKNLGPSGVCMVIVKEAFLETAEQHLPTMLAYKTFAAHNSMYNTPPCFGIYTIDLVLEWIQETFGTLERMAEHNQRKARMLYDVIDGSGFYQATAQKNSRSLMNVTFRLPTEDLEDRFVAEALENGLGGLKGHRSVGGCRASIYNAVPMESVAALAAFMERFEQEKG; encoded by the coding sequence ATGACGGCACACCGAATCCATAATTTCAATGCCGGCCCGTCTGCATTGCCGTTGCCGGTTCTGGAAAAAATCCAGGCTTCGTTTTTGAATTTCAATGACTCCGGCATGTCCATCACTGAAATCAGTCACCGCTCCGCAAAGTTCGATGCTGTTCTCAATGGCGCCATTGACCGGGTGCGCCGGCTGCTGTCACTGAATTCTGACGATCATGTGCTCTTTATTCAGGGCGGAGCGTCGCTGCAGTTTGCCATGGTGCCCATGAATTTTTTAGGCCCAAACGATACCGCAGACTACATCAACACCGGGACCTGGTCCGCTAAAGCCATCAAAGAAGCACGGATTCAGGGGAAAACCATTCAGGTGATCGCGTCTTCCGAAGACCAGAATTTTTCGTATGTGCCCAAAACCATCTCCTGTACACCCGGGGCCCGGTATGTGCACGTCACTTCCAACAACACCATCAAAGGAACCCAGTTTGATCAGTTTCCTGAAACCTTTGAGATCCCTTTGGTGGCGGATATGTCTTCGGATATTTTTTCCCGGCCCCTGCCCATGGAAAAGTTCGGGCTCATTTACACGGGCGCCCAGAAAAATTTAGGCCCTTCCGGCGTCTGCATGGTCATTGTCAAAGAGGCGTTTCTGGAAACAGCCGAACAGCACCTGCCCACCATGCTGGCATACAAGACGTTTGCAGCCCACAACTCCATGTACAACACCCCGCCCTGTTTCGGCATCTACACCATTGACCTGGTGCTTGAATGGATTCAGGAAACCTTCGGCACACTTGAACGCATGGCGGAACATAATCAGCGCAAAGCCCGGATGCTGTACGATGTCATTGACGGGTCCGGTTTTTATCAGGCCACGGCCCAAAAAAATTCCCGGTCTTTGATGAATGTCACGTTCCGCCTGCCCACAGAAGACCTGGAAGACCGGTTTGTGGCAGAGGCCCTGGAAAACGGTCTGGGCGGGCTCAAAGGCCACCGGTCTGTGGGGGGGTGCCGGGCATCGATTTATAATGCGGTTCCCATGGAAAGTGTTGCCGCGCTTGCGGCATTCATGGAACGGTTTGAACAGGAGAAGGGATGA
- the serA gene encoding phosphoglycerate dehydrogenase, whose amino-acid sequence MKVLVSETMDEAGIEILQQQQEIEVDIRTDLDPEALRTIIPAYDGLAIRGGTRVDKSLLDAAVNLKVIARAGVGLDNVDIDEATRKGVAVMNTPGGNTVTTAEHAIAMLMSLTRNIPQATASLKAGKWEKNRLLGREVFNKTLGIVGFGNVGSGVAHLAKGLRMRVMIHDPNISREHIEKQGFEFVELDDLYSRADYISVHVPKMDATIDLLDAEAFEKMKQGVYVIHCARGGIINESALYDAIVSGKVAGAALDGFSTEPPGDLPLLALDSVIATPHLGGSTREAQTHVAVAAARQIIAYLLHDTVINAVNVPSVTGEVLRQLKPFLYLAEKMGKMQAQLISGGIREVQIEYMGKFPDLDLKPVTIAAIKGLLNEFTSYEVNTVNAISLAGSKGIKISEATSPESGNFINLIRMTVVTDIRTDVVSGTIFGKDRIRIVRINKFRLEVIPEGHLGLIHNVDKPGSIGSIGNTLGKHHINISRMMVGREEDGQRNIIFLKTDTPVPPDVIAEIEALDLVVSMKTFEL is encoded by the coding sequence ATGAAAGTATTGGTCAGTGAAACAATGGATGAGGCCGGCATCGAGATTTTACAGCAGCAGCAGGAAATCGAAGTGGATATCCGAACCGATCTGGATCCGGAAGCACTCAGAACAATTATTCCCGCCTATGACGGACTGGCCATCCGGGGGGGAACCCGGGTGGACAAGTCTCTTCTGGATGCGGCCGTCAATCTCAAGGTGATTGCCCGGGCCGGGGTCGGTCTGGACAATGTGGACATTGACGAGGCCACCCGAAAAGGGGTGGCTGTGATGAACACGCCCGGCGGCAACACCGTGACCACGGCCGAACATGCCATAGCCATGCTCATGTCTTTGACCCGGAACATTCCCCAGGCCACGGCATCGTTAAAAGCGGGAAAATGGGAAAAAAACCGGCTGCTGGGCCGGGAAGTTTTCAACAAAACACTGGGAATCGTCGGTTTCGGCAATGTCGGTTCCGGGGTGGCCCATCTGGCCAAAGGCTTGAGAATGCGGGTGATGATTCATGACCCCAATATCTCCCGGGAACATATCGAAAAACAGGGATTCGAGTTTGTGGAACTGGATGACCTTTACAGCCGGGCGGATTACATTTCCGTGCATGTGCCCAAAATGGATGCCACCATCGATCTTCTGGATGCCGAGGCATTTGAAAAAATGAAACAGGGGGTCTATGTGATCCATTGTGCCCGGGGCGGGATCATCAACGAATCCGCGCTGTATGACGCTATTGTGTCCGGAAAAGTGGCAGGTGCGGCCCTGGACGGATTTTCCACAGAACCGCCCGGTGACCTGCCGCTGCTGGCATTGGATTCAGTCATTGCCACCCCCCATCTGGGAGGGTCCACCCGGGAGGCCCAGACCCATGTAGCTGTGGCGGCGGCCAGGCAGATCATCGCTTATCTGCTGCATGACACCGTGATCAATGCCGTGAATGTGCCGTCGGTCACCGGTGAGGTCCTGCGCCAGCTTAAACCGTTTTTATATCTGGCGGAAAAAATGGGTAAAATGCAGGCCCAGCTCATTTCAGGAGGGATCCGGGAGGTGCAGATCGAATATATGGGCAAATTTCCGGACCTGGACCTCAAACCGGTCACCATTGCCGCGATCAAGGGGCTGCTCAATGAATTCACTTCGTATGAAGTCAATACCGTGAATGCCATTTCCCTGGCCGGCAGCAAAGGGATCAAGATTTCCGAAGCCACATCGCCTGAGTCCGGGAATTTCATCAACCTGATCCGCATGACCGTGGTGACCGATATCCGGACCGATGTGGTGTCCGGCACGATTTTCGGCAAAGACCGGATCCGCATTGTCCGCATCAACAAATTCCGCCTGGAAGTGATTCCTGAAGGTCATCTGGGCCTGATTCACAACGTGGACAAGCCCGGTTCCATCGGTTCCATCGGCAATACCCTGGGAAAACACCATATCAATATCTCCCGCATGATGGTGGGCCGGGAGGAAGACGGCCAGCGCAACATCATTTTTCTGAAAACCGATACCCCGGTGCCGCCGGACGTGATTGCGGAAATCGAAGCCCTGGACCTGGTGGTGAGCATGAAAACCTTTGAGCTGTAG
- a CDS encoding RIFT barrel domain-containing protein — protein MKIKFTESSGIKRVNEPVSFGVPFPRGYATHPDRLFLTTQKGEILPYGHKVLATWPDHSIKWLLVDIQVSADPGDTVVFEFEKTADTSSVTADGTDPFATSGFRLRHQADRITIQSAQLKVQMNTKGVFQPFYSVEYDGRDFSCLSNSAVVLKDADDTIWQPVIEETTISHDTLLRKTICTRGWFENTTRPRFLKFECLTHFFSNTPWVKFEFSICNTNAAVHPGGAWDLGDENAFYFKSLTVRLPLDDKDFNTVFYTPESGVLPVREAECSSVRIYQDSSGHDNWFSRNHVNKDGNIPLQFRGYKIFHAGDVKGSGNHAAPFMGVTGRPAVLGVYIKDFWQNFPKSLAITKDHLDIGLFPEAFGGLFELQPGEQKTHAFYAGFAPDIPGITPLLSAVDPLVPQISCEAYHQAIPGPVPAKKGTQNRDVDLYDRLVAGFINKDIGYEQKNIRIDEFGWRNFGDIFADHEAVSAAKDQFFVSHYNNQYDVIKGAVIQFMRTGEHQWFTLANHLADHVVDIDIYHTHKDKYQYNHGMFWHTDHHLDAHTSSHRTISAAHRQFKPDGGFGGGPSAEHNYVTGLLYLYWITGHPKYRQAVKDLAGYIIALLEGPDTLSETVFQQIRHLAVKTKARFSKPGLRIFQFDGPCRASGNALNTLLDGYLLTYDPMYLDHAQALILRAVDPGDDLETMDLLNAEIRWFYTIFLQALGRYLEIKQSAGQMDEWFAYARKVLRHYAGWMAENEYPYLEKPEILEFPTETWAAQDLRKSDVFAWAAFFSKPPEKQVYQEKSRFFFSHAVHELSRFDTRHFTRPMALVMSNGLACLDMMHPDFDTDQESSFPKTPYNVGKFKQTRQYSMFLNQMFKNLARFSFKKEWHWVSLQLQQIMKR, from the coding sequence ATGAAAATTAAGTTCACAGAATCTTCAGGCATCAAAAGGGTAAATGAACCGGTGAGTTTTGGTGTCCCGTTTCCCCGGGGCTATGCCACTCATCCGGACCGACTCTTTCTGACTACCCAAAAAGGTGAGATTCTTCCCTATGGGCACAAGGTCTTGGCAACCTGGCCGGATCACAGCATCAAATGGCTGCTGGTGGATATTCAGGTGTCAGCGGACCCGGGGGACACGGTCGTTTTTGAATTTGAAAAAACAGCAGATACCTCCTCAGTCACGGCGGATGGAACAGATCCATTCGCAACTTCCGGGTTCCGGCTCCGACACCAGGCAGACCGGATAACGATACAATCTGCTCAACTTAAAGTGCAGATGAATACCAAGGGGGTTTTTCAGCCGTTTTACAGTGTGGAATATGACGGCAGAGATTTTTCTTGCCTAAGTAACAGCGCAGTTGTTCTAAAGGATGCAGATGACACCATCTGGCAACCTGTCATAGAAGAGACAACCATTTCCCATGACACCCTGCTGCGCAAAACCATCTGTACCAGGGGGTGGTTTGAAAATACAACCCGGCCCCGGTTTTTAAAGTTTGAGTGCCTCACCCATTTTTTTTCCAACACCCCCTGGGTCAAGTTTGAATTTTCCATCTGCAACACCAATGCAGCGGTTCACCCGGGCGGTGCCTGGGATCTGGGAGATGAGAATGCGTTTTATTTCAAATCGCTGACCGTGCGCCTTCCTTTGGATGACAAAGATTTTAACACGGTTTTTTATACCCCTGAGTCGGGGGTACTGCCGGTCCGGGAGGCGGAGTGTTCTTCTGTCCGCATTTACCAGGATTCCAGCGGCCATGATAACTGGTTTTCCAGAAATCATGTCAACAAAGACGGGAACATACCGCTTCAGTTCCGAGGATACAAAATTTTTCACGCAGGCGATGTAAAGGGATCCGGTAACCATGCGGCCCCGTTCATGGGGGTTACCGGCCGGCCGGCAGTTTTAGGGGTATATATAAAAGATTTCTGGCAGAATTTCCCCAAATCCCTGGCAATAACCAAAGATCACCTTGATATCGGGCTGTTTCCGGAAGCATTTGGGGGTTTATTCGAACTGCAGCCCGGAGAGCAAAAAACACATGCATTTTATGCAGGGTTTGCTCCGGACATACCCGGAATCACCCCGCTGCTGTCTGCGGTGGATCCCCTGGTTCCGCAGATCTCCTGTGAGGCCTATCATCAGGCCATCCCGGGACCGGTCCCGGCAAAAAAAGGAACGCAAAACAGGGACGTGGACCTGTATGACCGGCTGGTGGCGGGATTTATCAACAAAGACATTGGGTATGAACAAAAAAATATCCGGATCGATGAGTTTGGGTGGCGTAATTTCGGAGATATTTTTGCCGACCATGAAGCGGTGTCTGCGGCCAAAGATCAGTTCTTTGTTTCCCACTACAATAACCAGTATGATGTCATCAAAGGCGCAGTGATTCAATTTATGCGCACGGGTGAACACCAGTGGTTCACCCTGGCAAACCATCTGGCAGATCATGTGGTTGACATTGATATTTATCACACACACAAAGACAAATACCAGTACAACCATGGGATGTTCTGGCACACAGACCATCACCTGGATGCCCATACCTCCTCCCATCGCACCATATCTGCGGCACACAGGCAGTTTAAACCGGATGGAGGCTTTGGCGGCGGACCATCTGCGGAACACAATTATGTCACCGGATTGCTGTATCTTTACTGGATCACGGGTCATCCAAAATACAGACAAGCGGTCAAGGACCTGGCCGGCTATATCATTGCCCTGCTGGAAGGGCCGGATACCTTGTCAGAGACGGTATTTCAGCAGATAAGGCATCTGGCGGTAAAAACAAAGGCCCGGTTTTCAAAACCCGGTCTCCGGATTTTTCAGTTTGACGGTCCCTGCAGAGCCAGTGGCAATGCGCTAAATACCCTGCTGGACGGGTATCTGCTCACATATGATCCCATGTATCTGGATCATGCCCAGGCCCTGATTCTCAGGGCTGTGGATCCGGGAGATGATCTGGAAACCATGGATTTGCTGAATGCGGAAATCCGCTGGTTTTATACCATATTTCTCCAGGCCCTGGGACGGTACCTGGAGATCAAGCAATCTGCAGGCCAGATGGATGAATGGTTTGCCTATGCCAGGAAAGTGCTGCGCCATTATGCCGGGTGGATGGCGGAAAATGAATACCCTTATCTGGAAAAACCGGAAATCCTGGAATTTCCCACAGAAACCTGGGCGGCCCAGGACCTGCGTAAAAGCGATGTGTTTGCCTGGGCGGCATTTTTTTCAAAACCCCCGGAAAAACAGGTCTACCAAGAAAAAAGCCGTTTTTTTTTCTCCCATGCCGTCCATGAATTGAGCCGGTTTGACACCCGGCACTTCACCCGGCCCATGGCCCTGGTCATGTCCAATGGATTGGCATGTCTGGACATGATGCATCCGGATTTTGACACCGACCAAGAAAGTTCATTCCCCAAAACCCCTTATAATGTCGGAAAATTCAAGCAAACAAGGCAATATTCTATGTTTTTGAATCAAATGTTTAAAAACCTGGCCCGGTTTTCTTTTAAAAAAGAATGGCACTGGGTCTCACTACAACTTCAACAGATCATGAAAAGATAA
- a CDS encoding VanZ family protein: MSYSRKKQWLALLFTAVVILIMAGSLMPMAEIPESEKTWQEKIMSMIFNLMHVPMYGVLTLVSLYYFAHIRFSRRAGTIVTIVIAMSVGVLVEVLQMYVPGRFGSLSDIGLNAAGMAGGLILFYKIRCKSGG; this comes from the coding sequence ATGTCTTACAGCAGAAAAAAACAATGGCTGGCGTTATTGTTCACAGCGGTGGTGATTCTGATCATGGCCGGATCCCTCATGCCCATGGCGGAAATACCGGAGTCTGAAAAAACATGGCAGGAAAAAATAATGTCTATGATCTTCAACCTGATGCATGTTCCCATGTATGGGGTATTGACCCTGGTGTCTCTTTATTATTTTGCGCACATCCGGTTTTCCCGGCGGGCCGGCACAATAGTCACCATTGTGATTGCCATGTCTGTGGGGGTTCTTGTGGAGGTGCTTCAGATGTATGTGCCGGGCCGTTTTGGCAGTTTGTCTGATATCGGGTTGAATGCCGCCGGCATGGCCGGAGGACTGATCTTGTTTTATAAAATTCGTTGCAAATCAGGAGGATAG
- a CDS encoding peptide chain release factor 3: MESDTIDRARVREINKRRTFAIISHPDAGKTTLTEKLLLFGGAITQAGAVKSRKTDRAALSDFLSIEQERGISVSSSVMKFEYKGYEINLLDTPGHQDFSEDTYRVLTAVDCAVMIIDNAKGVEPQTRKLMEVCRMRNTPIITFINKLDREGLDPLDIFEDIEDKLQIECVPLTWPIGMGKRFKGVYNFETRELGIFTPGYTPKDDDGIMIQDLSDPRLDELIASSQADQLREDVELIKGASDPFDMSLYLSGTQTPVFFGSAINNFGVKEMLDAFVKIAPPPGIRPAQSRDVNPMESDFSGFAFKIQANMDPEHRDRIAFFRICSGKFVKGMKVKHHRIGKEIRLSNATMFMAQERSHVEEAYPGDIIGIHNHGTIKIGDTFTTKEPLTFLGIPSFAPEHFRRVLLKDPLKTKSLNKGLTQLAEEGTIQVFRPLMGNMHVIGAVGVLQFDVTMARLKAEYNVNAGYESIDLSVARWVTCEDEKMLKLFRQKNESSLALDAEGCLTFMTTSEYQLGFVMEEWPDIQFHKTREHNIQSSGF, encoded by the coding sequence ATGGAATCAGACACCATAGACAGGGCAAGGGTTCGGGAGATCAATAAACGCCGGACCTTTGCCATTATTTCCCACCCGGATGCCGGGAAAACCACTTTGACCGAAAAACTGCTGCTGTTCGGCGGGGCCATCACCCAGGCCGGTGCCGTGAAATCCAGAAAAACCGACCGGGCCGCGTTGTCCGATTTTCTGTCCATTGAACAGGAACGCGGTATTTCCGTTTCCTCTTCAGTCATGAAGTTTGAATACAAAGGGTATGAGATCAATCTGCTGGACACGCCCGGGCATCAGGATTTTTCCGAAGATACCTACCGGGTGCTCACGGCCGTGGACTGCGCGGTCATGATCATCGACAATGCCAAAGGCGTGGAGCCCCAGACCCGGAAACTCATGGAGGTGTGCCGCATGCGCAACACCCCCATCATCACCTTTATCAACAAACTGGACAGGGAAGGGCTGGATCCGCTGGATATTTTCGAGGATATCGAAGACAAACTCCAGATCGAATGCGTGCCGTTGACATGGCCCATCGGCATGGGCAAGCGGTTTAAAGGGGTGTATAATTTCGAAACCAGAGAACTGGGGATTTTCACTCCGGGATATACGCCCAAAGATGATGACGGTATCATGATTCAGGATTTGTCCGACCCCCGGCTGGATGAACTGATCGCTTCATCCCAGGCGGATCAGCTCAGAGAAGATGTGGAGCTCATCAAAGGGGCATCCGATCCCTTTGACATGTCCTTGTATCTTTCCGGGACCCAGACCCCGGTGTTTTTCGGTTCAGCCATCAACAATTTCGGGGTCAAGGAAATGCTGGATGCGTTTGTGAAAATTGCGCCCCCGCCCGGGATCCGGCCGGCCCAGTCCCGGGATGTCAACCCCATGGAAAGCGATTTTTCAGGGTTTGCCTTTAAGATTCAGGCCAACATGGACCCGGAACACCGGGACCGGATCGCATTTTTCCGCATCTGTTCCGGCAAGTTTGTCAAAGGAATGAAGGTGAAGCATCACCGCATCGGAAAAGAGATCCGCCTGTCCAATGCCACCATGTTCATGGCCCAGGAACGCAGCCATGTGGAAGAAGCCTATCCCGGTGACATTATCGGGATCCACAATCACGGCACCATCAAGATCGGGGATACGTTCACCACCAAAGAGCCGTTGACATTTTTAGGGATTCCCAGTTTTGCGCCCGAGCATTTCCGGCGGGTCCTGCTCAAGGATCCCCTCAAGACCAAGTCGTTGAACAAGGGATTGACCCAGCTGGCTGAAGAAGGTACCATCCAGGTGTTCCGGCCGTTGATGGGAAACATGCACGTGATCGGAGCCGTGGGCGTGCTGCAGTTTGACGTGACCATGGCCCGGCTGAAAGCGGAATACAATGTCAATGCCGGGTATGAATCCATTGACCTGTCCGTGGCCAGATGGGTTACCTGCGAGGATGAAAAAATGCTGAAACTTTTCCGGCAGAAAAACGAGTCCAGCCTTGCCCTGGATGCGGAAGGGTGCCTGACGTTCATGACCACCAGCGAATATCAGCTGGGATTTGTCATGGAAGAATGGCCGGACATCCAATTTCACAAGACCCGGGAACACAATATCCAATCTTCTGGCTTTTGA